In Aedes albopictus strain Foshan chromosome 3, AalbF5, whole genome shotgun sequence, the following are encoded in one genomic region:
- the LOC109408408 gene encoding uncharacterized protein LOC109408408 isoform X1, which yields MCYHNRCICWKPQQEIRLLFGVEPSPTDAFKQVIAYCTSKGLPLIVGSDANARHIIWGSSDINLRGSSLMEYLSSTDLALLNIGNRPTFMVSAREEVLDITLCCSRISHELTNWHVSDEESLSDHRYIFFEHLNVTSQTLRSRNPRSTNWDLFTDLVAAKFHRYSPSIDTPSDLDYAVDTTTTFIMEAFEEACPLRSVKITRGTPWWNSDLAKLRKQCRKSWNRRRLAGSEAFRSACKAYRKALRSAERSGWKNLCTNVSSLSEVSRLNKILAKSKDFRVNELRLPNGDLTSSDEEVLECLFSTHFPGCVDITSSDEPDIFSCSYDSLASARSILTIESIEWALKSFAPFKSPGADGIYPILLQKGFDYFKHVLKNYLFAVLLLGIFPNPGGILL from the coding sequence atgtgctatcacaatagatgtatctgttggaaacctcaacaggaaatacgtctattgttcggtgttgaaccatcccctacggatgctttcaaacaagtcatcgcatactgcacttcaaaaggccttccgctaattgttggcagtgatgctaatgctcgccatatcatctggggcagctcagacattaacttgagaggctccagtttgatggagtacttaagtagtacagatcttgcattacttaacataggcaaccgcccaaccttcatggtatctgctagagaggaagtgttagatataacgctttgctgtagcagaattagtcacgagctgaccaattggcatgtgtcagatgaagaatctttatctgaccatcgctatatcttttttgaacatttaaatgttacttcgcaaacattgcgttccaggaatccccggtcaacaaactgggatctttttactgatttggttgcggccaaatttcatcgatactcaccatccattgacactccaagtgatttagattatgccgttgatactacaacgaccttcatcatggaagcttttgaagaagcatgccctctacggtctgtgaagatcacaagaggaaccccttggtggaactctgatctggcgaaactcaggaaacaatgtagaaagagttggaacagacgacgtttggctggttcagaggctttcaggtcggcttgcaaggcctacaggaaagctctccggtctgctgaacgatccggctggaaaaacctttgtacaaatgtttccagcttgagtgaagtcagtcggttaaacaaaatccttgcgaaatctaaggatttccgggtaaacgaacttcgtttgccaaatggcgatctgacttcctctgatgaggaagttctggaatgcttattcagcacacacttccctggatgtgtggatattacatcttcggatgaacctgatatattttcttgcagttatgattctttagcttcggctcggagtattctaactatagaatcgattgagtgggctcttaaaagctttgctcctttcaaatctcctggggcagatgggatttatcctatcttgcttcagaagggatttgattatttcaaacatgttttgaaaaactacttgtttgcagttttgctactgggtatattcccaaatcctggcgggatattactgtaa